The sequence below is a genomic window from Silene latifolia isolate original U9 population chromosome 7, ASM4854445v1, whole genome shotgun sequence.
atattatatttgtgtaagttaaataattaacatctgtatactaattaataccaaaAGTGAGGCatatttattttaaggaaaagcAACATATTCTTGTGTTCTCTAAATtcacttcaaccaaaactatattatATTATCATCAAAGTACCTTGGTCAGGTCTATCACACAACGTTattgattaaaaactatatagtacAAATTagtaattaataccataagtgacTTCTTTATTTGTCTTTGTTTCTTTTTTTGCACAAAGATGTTTGAGACTTTTTTGTGCATGTTCAAAGATGTTTgagttttttttcttctcttaCCACATGAAATATGACCTCTCCagtaaaaaaaaaaggttgttaATCTTATATATATGGTTTATCACAAGCTATCATGTGTGGTGAGGGTTTTATTCAATACTTACAAACAGGTTTCTTcctcaataaaaaaaaaatattactattAATAAACATGTAAAAGAACAACCGTAAAAGAGAGTTGATTTTTGTCCATTTCAAATTTAATACTGTAATTACTATTCaatacattaaaacaaaatataagggtTGTTTTAGACTAAGTAACTTTTAGAGTATGATTATTCTCTtgggttatttaatgagaatactctGAACTATGACAGTCCTTCTTAAAATATTTCAATCTTTGTTTTAACCACCAATATACCCAATTATTACCCACATTCGCTTTGAATAaaattagtgtattattaacttGTTGTAGCAGGTTAATTTGCTTtggcataatttttttttctttttttcatattTTGGCATAATCTTCTTCCCGTAACATTTTTATTTTCAAGTTTTGTCTCTCCCCTCCATTTCAACCGAAATTCATCTCCCTCTTCCTCCTTTTTTAATTTTTCTCTCTCCTTCATTGTTTGTCTAATAAAGccccatcatcatcttcatcaattcatGCAGATCTAAAACTAAAACGGACATATTTAGCAAGCCAAAGAAAGGCCCACATGTTGGAAAGGAGTTTTATGAGTGTCTTTATTGCCTATAAATTCAATTATTTTATCTAATTTTATTACATTGTTTGTCTAAAATCATATATGTAGAAGTTAATTTTTGTTGCCTTTCGTTGATAATGCAGAATATTTGGGTTTTTTCATTTGGAGGaggaaatgcaagtgtaaatTGATTCAAAAGAACTGACAACGAAGAATGACTCCAGTAGAATTGAGAATGAAAACAAGTATTATGAGACAAAATTGAAGAAATGAAAAATTGATTTGGAGGTGTGGGAAATAAATAGGAGCATTGTGAGAAATGTAACTTTACCTATGTCATGTGCGAAAATAAATAGTATGAACAATGACGTCTTGAAGGGGATAAAACATGAGTAATAGAAGATGATTTTAGGAACTTATGAATGAGAAAAAAAATGGTGAGATTCAGGAATGGCGTCTTTGAGAAGATTCAGGAGTAACAAAGAAGAAGGTGAAAAGTTAAGAGAGAAGAGGTACAAAGATTAACCCGAAAGAATAGGTTAAAAGAGTTTTAACAGAAAAATGACCTGGTTATTAGGTCACCGGTCACACTATTATGATATAAAGGAATATGGGTAATAATTGGGTATATTCGTAGTTAAAACAAAGATTgaagtattttgagaaggatcgtcatagtttagagtattctcattaaataataCTATTATTTTTTCTTGGAGTTGCATAATGGAGGTATGAAAGTAATACACAGATTGGAACTTACAATTTATCAAATTAACAACTAACCCGCATTTCAACAAGTGAACTACAatctcttcaaaaaaaaaaaaaaaaaaaatactccgtaataaatatctcatacaaCATAGTGTTATTTCATAATTGGCTCATCACCATTATGGCAAAATggtgtatattttttttttggttaaaaggaACATATATAAAAGTTAAGCAAGTCTTACAAATTAAATAAGCTACCACTACACACAACCTTACAAGCTAGGGCAACAAAAACAGTCCGGTTGCCTAGCGAAACACAACAAAAACCAGCTACATAAACACGACAAGAAAGGTTTAACATTACAAAACAGGGGTACAACAACAACATAGGGAGAAAGGATGCAACTAATGAGCTTCTAAGGATAAGGTGTGATTGATCCATGGCGGGGGTTGAGTTAAAACATGGAGGGCTCCACTATCATCCATACACAGCCTAGCGTTCTTGGCTAGCAAATCAGCGATTTGGTTAGTCCTCCTATCTTCGAAGGAAAGACGGCAAACTTGGAAGCGATCCTTTAGCACCCTGCAATCATTTATCAAATTTGTAATCCGAGAGGGAGCAACACTATCCAAGGAGATGAGTTTGTTAGCTTGTGCACAGTCGGTAGCAAGATAGACATCAGTCCAGCCCGCTTCCAAGGAGTAAAGGAGGGTTGTTCGAATAGCTACATAAAGCATCTTCGGCATTGATAGTCTTCCATCCGCCACCAGCCCAAATACCATTATGGTCCCTCAAGAGGAAACCAATTCTTGCATGTTTGTCACACGAAATCCAAGAAGCATCGACATTTATTTTAATAGTATTACTAGCAGGGGAAGTCCATGAGGGGGTAGTCAAAGCAGGAGGTGGGTCAAGGTCAGGGTGATCAAGTTTTCAGTTGTGGTATATTGAAGGGCCTGGTTTTTAATCATGTGGCAAGTGTCAGTAAACGGGATAGAACGCCATTGGAAGACCCATGCATTACGCCTTTTCCATATCAGCCAAACACCGAAAGAAAAGATAGTGTTCCAGGACGTAGGGGACTCCTTACTACACTCAAGGTTACTAGAGAGCCAATCCGTACCATTATAAAATCCCGTCGGAATATCAAAAGTGTCCCACACTTGGCGGGCACGGACACAGTTTCTTAGGGCATGGAAGGCATCCTCATTGTCAGAAGGGCAAAAGGGACACTTATTGGAGGCGCACACACCCTTAGTGTAAAGAGATGTCCTAGTGGGAAGACGATACCAGCAAGCGAGCCAAAGGAAAAAACGGATCCTAGGAATAGTGGGGGCAGCCCACACAAGGTCAAAATTTATAGCCGGGGAGATGAGCAGCTTTGGTCTAAAGCCATGGTCGTAGGCCCGGGCAATGAAGAATTTATTTTGATCAACAAAAATAGAGGCATGAACATCCGCAAAATTAAAAAGAGAGATGGGGACACTCTTAATAAGTTGGGTAATAGTAGGAGGAAGGGAAAAAGGGGCAATTGTTGAGACACCACTCATTGTTAACAATACGCTCACAGACAAGAAGGTTCTCCTCATCAAGAGGCAAGGGGGCTTGAACGAGGTTTCTAAGGGGCGCATCAGTAGCCCAGACATCAGACCAAAACCGGACCGTCCCTCCGTTCCCAACCACCCATCTAGACGACTCAGTGAAGAACCGCCAAATCTTACCGAGATTCCCCCATATATGAGATCCACGATTGAACCTTGTGGGGGATATCCCACTAAGGTATTTGGCCCGAAGAGTTCTAGCAGCAAGATTAGAGAGGAAATAAGTCATTTTCCAATAGAGCTTAGCAAGATAAGTGTTATTTAAAAGTTGACTGTCTCTAAGCCCAAGCCCCCTTGAGAAGTGGGAAGGGTAAGATGGTCCCAAGAAAGAAGATGAGATCCTCTCTTACCCCCCACATCACCCCAAAATAAATCGCGCACAATACGATTGATATCCTCGTTAATTTTTTTTGGGAGGGAAATACATTGCATCCAATAGGCAGGGATAACATTCAAGGTGGACTTGATCAAAGTGTACTTGCCCGCCCTTGAGATAAAATTGGATTTCCACATAGATAGCTTGCTACAGACCTTATCAACAATAAAGGACACGTCATTCCTAGAAGGACGTTTACTGGTAAGAGGGAACCCAAGGTAGGATCCGAGACCATTGGATGCCTTGATGTCCAGGGACGTACAAAAAAGAGAGGTGAGGTTTGTATCAGCATTGGGAGAGAAAAGAATAGTACTCTTCGCTTTATTAACAGAGAGACCAGAGGCTTGATGGAAAAGGTCGAGAGTTTCTTCAAGGGTCCGAAGGGTTTTATGATCCACCCTCCCAAAAAGAAGCAAGTCATCGGCAAAAAGAAGATGGGAAAACTCCATAGCAGAGACTCCTTTACCAATGGTAAAAGGAGTCCAATCACCCGTGCTACAAAAGTCATCAATGAGTTTAGAGAGGAATTCCatgcaaagaataaaaataaGGGGGGACAAGGTGATGATTGAACATTCGACCCCTTTTTACCCTCCTTTTTGCTAATCTTTTGGACTACTTAGGCACAATCTTAggcctttttcttgcattttgcctATTATTCCCGCTATTACCGATTCCGGCACTTGATTGTAGGTAATTGAGCTAGCTAATGGAAATTTGGCAAGAAACAAGGCACGCAAGGAAGTTAGCAAGGGAGAAAGGGGAGGAAAAAGCAGAGGATGCTCCTGAGCCGACCAGCCGGCGGCCGGTCAATCGGCGGAGCTTCAGCTTAGCCATTTTAAAGCTTCAAATTTGACATGTCTCGGCGCCGGAGGGGCAGCCGGACGCCGGTCGACCGGCTGGCGGTCGCTGCTACCCATGTTTTGTCTTAATTCCCTTTTTTTTGTAACCTAAGTAGGAGGATACTATAAATACTCCCTCAAAATCGTGTTTAGACACATAACCCTAGATCTAATTTATTTCTTATTTCCAAGTTTCAAACTTTACTAATTACCTTgttaatctttccctaattagaGCAAGTTATTCAATAATTACACCATTATTAGTGtagaaattgggttgtaagaagattgaaggcaTCTCCTTCCTTATTTTTCaatccaagttcctttctttgctattgagttggtataatttctcttcctaatttcatttgtttacatttgcttttctcTTAAGTTTCATTTAGTTGTTTATGTTGGTATTCCAATTttagttgtttgattgttgttattctctctcttgttcatcttttctttgttcACCATTGTTATTTACacccaaagattgagtctttgatttccttgtgttgaagattgaatctttgagttacttgagttaaaggttgtgtcttttagtttaatcctcatcattattagattaaattgtctttcttcataatttgtgttggattattgcatgattagtagtagaatttatcctcccaccatgtttatgcttaaagattccatctttgttatttctcttgcttttagaaacatgattagtgagtagtcttctactaggactcggtttgacccgacatgagtaacttcactaattgaatctcataaaggctaattatttggggaaattggtgagggtagtttagaggaatgatatggtttatggattgattttgggtagtgtcgatttgtgacccttgtccaccaacgagagttggttaggttgtaaattggatACCCGGAATTTGACCCTattgctaacctaggttgagaccgacagggagaaccaagggagagtacctctagactagcgtttgaaatcgacctccgagaggaggagtgggatgacccggattaCGACGAGTACTTAAAGACCTTGACCAAATTCTTGACCTCCTTGGAAAAGTGCACGTTTTGGGGTTGTTgggtgttgagttagggattccgaccttcgaacccgagagggggggttggtgggtagtgctagcgtcctatttcgaacccaagaggggggtcttaggcgaattagagccatctcctcctcaCCTTGCTACCCTTATGATTATCCTAGGGAATTAATTGTGTGAAGTTGTGAATTGTTGAGggagaaccgagtcttaggcttttaaatcatttgatttacaacttatcCTTTCCTCTTGTTCATTTACCTATTTCTTGTTTagtttgtattttattttgtctTAGGTAGCTTTAGTATAACAATTTCATCCTTTATTGTCGACTTAACTAAACGATATAGTTAAAACGATTAGTAGTCTTCCtagctccttgtgggatcgaccctcaatTTTGCACACTaataaatcgtgcacttgcgaggtattatTTGATAACCATCAAAAGGGATCACCTTGTCGGATACCTCTAGAAGGGAGGAACCAGTCAGTTTGGGTACCATTAAAGGTAATTGACGAAGACGTAGAGGAGATACAACTCATGGTTAGTTGGATAGTGTGATCATCAAAATTAAGGTTGGATAGATAGTGCTTAATAAAACTCCACTCAAGGCGATCATACGCCTTCTCCAAATCAACTTTCAAAGCAAACCAGCCAGACTTACCTTTCCCAGTCTTCATAGAGTGAATTATTGTTGATGCAACAATGAAATTCGTATCAGTACCTCTACCTTGAAGGAAACTGCTTTGAAATGGGGAGGTGTATTGATTAGAGGTTTGAAACTATGTTGCATGTCCTACGAATTCCTTAAACAACAATTGTAAACGTTGGTTTACGTTGTCATAGTTTGATAATAGAAGTTGGCTTAATTGATAAAAGAAAAGTCCAACTATGTTGTAAATTTGGGGAAAGAAAACTTCGGGGttggtttatttgattattgATGAATCATAATTCCCTTTCACATAAAAGACTCCATTTAGTATTAATTATAGCAGTTGTATAGTTTAATATAATGAGATATTGAGTTTTCATAAATCATAACTTAATGGTTTAGACAAaaatactttaaataataaatctcagGCTTGAATTTTTTCACCCCTGTCAATATGTCTAAAGCAATCGCATCTGATGTATTGAGTATATTTCttatataaaaattattattattagttaagATATCATAAGTAAAATTTAAAATTGTTGCTATACATAAatgtaaaatttataatttataatcttCTATACAATATTTTGCTATCAAAGATATAGTAAGTCAATGTGACATCcgtaaaaaaaaattgttgcaaTTCATACTCCGTATAATTTTGGGATATAAAGAGGTTTAGAAATGTTTTATCATcaatgaaacaaataaaagaaattaaGTTGATGTATAAATTGGCCATTACATTTTTATTATcgggaaaattaataaaaaaagacGATGAGTAATTTAGTACAAGGGTAAATTACATAAAACACCCACGTACATTGAACtcagagtaaaaaaaaaaaacttaaacaaAAGAAAGGGGAATTATGGCCAATCACTAAAAATACTTCATTTGTGTTTACACTGTGGCTGAAGCATTGTCCTCATCACTTGTCATCTGCATATATTTCAACAAATAGTTACTGCAAGTATTAGACCataaattatttctaaaaatatTATCACAAATTCTAGTGCAAAGAGTtaatttaaaaattataaaatgatAGAAATGGAAAATGAGATAGTGCTACCAGGACCGGCCCTCTAAGATGATACAATACATAGGGACCATTAAAATAATTGACATACATCAGATATGTGACAAGGTGATACCAAATCTCGATAACACTCAGTGATTAGTTTATTTTGACCAATTTGGCAATTAATACATAATTTTACATAAATAtttgtgtaaaaccgtcttaaaacatTATTTGTCACGGTACCTGAGAGGGAGGAAAAGTTATGAAAAAAAAGGTTGGCTTCAAGTTGCCGAGTGATGAAGAGGTGGCCATTTGCACAACAAAGATTTCACGTTAGTGAGTATATGATATGTTATAAGAAAATTATATGAGTGCTAGTTTTGCTTGGTAGTATGAGCCTAATAGATGGGACATATTTATATTGGCTACACTTAGGCTAATATAGTAGGTGATTAGCATTAGGATAATATCATGCATTCTGAATGCATGATATTAACCGAGATTCATGAATCGTGAAAAATCAATGAATATTACAATAATAGAATAATATTATACGATTGACCATATATTTCTATTTTACACTAATATATACTAGGTAATCGGTTAAATTAcgaatttatttattgtattctGTTTtggttataaaataaaatataattggAAGCATATTGTACATGACCTTTATTTTCTAGGAAGTTTATTACCCATTTTTGCAAGGAGTTGATGAATAGAATGACCTATGTTCTTTTTTTGTGTGCTTGTGTTACTATAAAggggataatttttttttttccaatgagTAAAATCTTTTTCTATTAATTACGACAAACATTTCCTATTTATCGAATGAAATCCTAAAAATCATCAATAAGTTTACCCTAGTCTGATATATTTGTCCTTTGCATTTTATAACTCCCTCTGTTcccgtcatttgtttacctattttacTTTTGGGTGTCACATTCATAGAATGATATTAATGGGTAACTTGCCCTTCTACATCCATTATTATCCACTTGTCATCCATTAACAACCATCACATGTGGTCCCCTCCCCTTTTCTTGATTTTTATTCCaaaataaaggtaaacaaatgaccagaaTAGAAAGGGTATTGTTTTTAATATGTATTTAATTTGACATAGATAATAAAAAGACATCTGGCAGTTTGTATAAAACGATCTACGACATTAAAATTTCATATTTGATTTATAAATACATGTACAATATCTAAATAAGTATTTTATTTCTGAGAGATTTGGGTAAGCGTAGTAGGTTACTAACTCCTAAATCCaattagttttagattaatttTATTAGAAAATTATAACATATTTTTGTTTACTTGAAATATTATCTATTAACAAATTCGAGTTCCATCTTACATTGTTTTTCTATCccttatttataataattaatgcATAAATTTTCAAAAAACGTTTCAATTTTAATAAAACAATTTCAAATTACTaaatatgtgtgtgtgtgtgtgtgtgtgtgtgtgtgtgtgtgtgtgtgtgtgtgtgtctgtgTTTGCTTCATTTTTCAAATAATATATGtaattagttgtttttatttcaaCGTCAAACTTTTAAGTTTGACCTTAATGTATTACACTAAGGAACAATGGCGTTTTTGATACGGGAATGCAGAGGGTTCATTAGCATCTGCAAAAGGAGTTTAGTCAGGTAGCCTAAACTAACCCGGTTTTGGCCCTTGTTCTAATACAAGGTTTAAGGTCGTCCCAACAACTTAAATCATGAAATCAAAGGCTAATATGGGTAtgttagaacacatttggttgatgatGTTAAGTTCCTTtattatttgattgtttgttttTAGTTGCAAATgtttagtgattgaagcaatcaaatggactctcaATGATGGCTtaacatgatcaagatgaagccaacaagaagtcaagacaatgatattattCTAAGCCTCAGTCTAAaattgtaagagtaagtgtaacactctcatttacgtcaagtggctgcaaaaccatgcaacagtgcactacactgtggtttctgatactactGTATGGAGAAACGTTTTATGCGAAAAGTTTAAGTGTtaaaatctttacaaatttcatattctcaaaacttgaacatttgaattttcaaagtttgaaaacaaatctgaaattttAAGTCACTAATCTACATTGATAaaacctctagatttgtgcatttaccttttacttaaaatggtaagttgaacttgtcaaagtttTAAAGTTAGAAAAGTTTTTGGCATTTTGGTAAAGTGTCACACGTTGAGTGTTTTGGgataagttttctgatttctatTAAAGAATTGAGCCCCAAGCCTAAatcctaacacttaccatcattcAAAGGTTACTaattttatattggatttaattaacCTAAGTTGTACTTCTTAGTGATCAAATCCATTACAAATAATATGTCTTAGCTTCATTTATTTTTCAAGACTTTCCAAAGTATTTATTGTAAAACCTTGCCAATTATTTGTGCATTTAAATTTTTGTTCTTCAAGCATTTGCAGAacgtttttcagattttaaaagtcttcacttgttttcgaaaagctgtaaacctccaagtatcagttcgctgcactgtagcataatgagtttgttccattaTTCTCGTGTTTAAGTCGTatcgtgatctccatgttcattaagtgaaccCTTGAGATTCAAAGATTCTGTAAACCTATGAGATAGAacacataaactcttgaagcggagtagctttaaatTTGAGTGCAATTGGATTAGATtgacgagttattttcattgtaagggtttagttgtaacaacccggattataaaacaaaggaaaaacttatataaaatgaatatcagagtacgatactgataatagggtcaaggtggcggaaacacctgaccaatccggttcgctactaaatccaaaacaactaatacattattcaaagggttcttaaaacttaaagcaaactcctatttattattaagctcgctaaacgcgcacattccccaagcaagcatcaaccaaacaaaGAACGAACCGAACAACCtgaaagggggtcgacaatcgatcgggagtaactagatgttctcccagtcatgtttacaacaattgaatataactaacaatcattaacaaatgaaatgcaaaaccagtaaacatgtgagatcatctatactcatgaaaaacccaacaaagcttaccatgacttatcaaccttgaacgaatgcaatcatgcaaacctagaccatatgcaaccactagaccatgaacacttacaagactagtatcGACAAACGACCCACCAAcgaaaggcacaaagctagcattaaagcatagcaaacatggcgacacacaatccacaacaacagaaggcacaaagctatcatcaaagtatagccga
It includes:
- the LOC141590655 gene encoding uncharacterized protein LOC141590655; this translates as MEFLSKLIDDFCSTGDWTPFTIGKGVSAMEFSHLLFADDLLLFGRVDHKTLRTLEETLDLFHQASGLSVNKAKSTILFSPNADTNLTSLFCTSLDIKASNGLGSYLGFPLTSKRPSRNDVSFIVDKLYWKMTYFLSNLAARTLRAKYLSGISPTRFNRGSHIWGNLGKIWRFFTESSRWVVGNGGTVRFWSDVWATDAPLRNLVQAPLPLDEENLLVCERIVNNEWTSLYTKGVCASNKCPFCPSDNEDAFHALRNCVRARQVWDTFDIPTGFYNGTDWLSSNLECSKESPTSWNTIFSFGVWLIWKRRNAWVFQWRSIPFTDTCHMIKNQALQYTTTENLITLTLTHLLL